A section of the Triticum dicoccoides isolate Atlit2015 ecotype Zavitan chromosome 7A, WEW_v2.0, whole genome shotgun sequence genome encodes:
- the LOC119334019 gene encoding oxysterol-binding protein-related protein 1C-like, translating to MCTLSEVSSWISGARTGLSAAPQEEAGHGDTGSGISGVLYKWVNYGRGWRPRWFALSNGMLSYYKIHGPDRIDLSRDTDRGAKVIGEDSLRRLARPSSASAPHSNGHGHHQTPRKPLGEIHLKVSTVRESRSDDRRFSIFSGTKRLHLRAETREDRAAWLEALRATKEMFPRMSTSEMVGPGDTAAAAAVSTERLKKRLQQEGVSDAAIADSERIVREEFEALHKHLVLLKQKQTLLLDMLRHLEIPTFREGSGSESDDYNEPQDPVEEETDDEENIYFDTTDFLSSSSFKSSGSDFQRSEAGSDDEDDYPMDGIDPSMNSVGINYPYVRRRKKLPDLVEKEKGVSLWSMIKDNIGKDLTKVCLPVYFNEPLSSLQKCFEDLEYSYLIDRAYEWGKRVCLLPHYSQHVTGSA from the exons ATGTGCACTCTCTCAGAGGTCTCATCATGGATCTCTGGTGCCAGAACGGGGTTGTCTGCC GCACCACAGGAGGAGGCCGGCCATGGCGACACCGGATCTGGCATCTCCGGGGTCCTCTACAAGTGGGTCAACTACGGCCGCGGGTGGCGGCCCCGCTGGTTCGCGCTCAGCAACGGCATGCTCTCCTACTACAAGATCCACGGGCCCGACCGCATCGACCTCTCCCGCGACACCGACCGCGGCGCCAAGGTCATCGGCGAGGACTCGCTCCGCCGCCTCGCGCgcccctcctccgcctccgccccccACTCCAACGGCCACGGCCACCACCAGACGCCCCGCAAGCCCCTCGGCGAAATCCACCTCAAG GTGTCGACCGTCAGAGAGAGCAGATCGGACGACAGGAGGTTCTCCATCTTCTCGGGGACCAAGAGGCTGCACCTGCGGGCCGAGACGAGGGAGGACAGGGCCGCGTGGCTCGAGGCGCTCCGTGCCACCAAGGAGATGTTCCCGAGGATGTCCACCAGCGAGATGGTCGGGCCGGGGGACACTGCGGCGGCCGCGGCGGTCTCCACCGAGCGCCTGAAGAAGCGCCTGCAGCAGGAAGGGGTCAGCGATGCTGCCATTGCTGACAGCGAGAGGATCGTGCGGGAGGAGTTCGAGGCGCTGCACAAGCATCTTGTGCTTCTCAAGCAGAAGCAGACGCTACTCCTTGACATGCTCCGCCACCTAGAG ATACCAACTTTCCGAG AAGGAAGTGGTAGCGAGTCTGATGATTACAATGAACCACAAGATCCTGTTGAAGAGGAGACTGACGATGAAGAGAACATATATTTTGATACAACTGATTTCCTTTCATCTAGTTCTTTTAAAAGCAGTGGATCTGATTTCCAAAGATCTGAAGCTGGTTCAGATGATGAGGACGACTACCCGATGGATGGAATTGATCCTTCTATGAACTCTGTTGGAATTAATTATCCATATGTGAGAAGGCGTAAGAAGCTACCAGATCTAGTTGAGAAAGAGAAGGGTGTTAGTTTGTGGTCAATGATCAAGGACAACATAGGAAAGGATCTTACCAAAGTCTGTCTGCCTGTTTACTTCAATGAACCTCTTTCATCATTACAAAAATGTTTCGAGGATCTTGAGTATTCCTACCTTATTGATCGTGCATATGAATGGGGCAAAAGGGTATGTCTTCTTCCTCATTATTCTCAGCATGTGACGGGAAGTGCGTGA
- the LOC119334260 gene encoding oxysterol-binding protein-related protein 1B-like has protein sequence MRILSVAAFVVSSYASTDGRSCKPFNPLLGETYEADYPNKGLCFFSEKVSHHPMVVACHCEGNGWRFWADSNLKSKFWGRSIQLDPVGVLTLEFDDGEVFQWSKVTTSIYNLILGKLYCDHYGTMRIQGNREYSCKLKFKEQSIIDRNPHQVFNKLPVY, from the exons ATGAGGATTCTAAGCGTTGCAGCATTTGTTGTTTCTAGTTATGCCTCTACGGATGGAAGGAGTTGTAAGCCCTTCAACCCTCTTCTTGGGGAGACCTATGAAGCAGATTATCCAAATAAAGGTCTTTGTTTTTTCTCAGAAAAG GTTAGTCATCATCCAATGGTTGTTGCATGCCACTGTGAGGGAAATGGCTGGAGGTTTTGGGCAGATAGCAACCTAAAGAGCAAGTTCTGGGGTCGCTCCATTCAACTTGATCCTGTTGGTGTGTTAACACTGGAGTTTGATGATGGTGAAGTTTTCCAGTGGAGCAAG GTGACCACTTCCATTTACAATCTCATATTGGGTAAACTGTACTGTGATCACTATGGTACTATGCGCATTCAAGGTAATCGCGAATATTCATGTAAGCTGAAGTTCAAGGAGCAGTCAATTATTGATCGCAACCCTCATCAGGTATTTAATAAATTGCCTGTATACTAG